The following coding sequences lie in one Eubacterium ventriosum genomic window:
- the sdaAB gene encoding L-serine ammonia-lyase, iron-sulfur-dependent subunit beta translates to MDIFDIVGPIMVGPSSSHTAGAVRIGYIGGKLLGEPVKKAKILLYGSFLATGEGHGTKKAIVAGLLGMEPDDYRISDSFNIAKEKDMKIEFGEAKLNEGHPNSVLLRLEGINGNKIEVLGQSIGGSRINIAQIDGIDTNFSGECPTLIVHNMDQPGHVSEVTSMLAYKSVNIATMQLYRSAKGGNAVMVVECDQQIPKEGIEWLKHVEGILKVTYFAGI, encoded by the coding sequence ATGGATATTTTTGATATTGTAGGCCCGATTATGGTTGGCCCTTCAAGTTCCCATACGGCAGGTGCCGTAAGAATAGGATATATTGGGGGCAAGTTGTTAGGGGAGCCGGTTAAGAAAGCCAAGATTTTATTGTATGGTTCTTTCCTTGCTACAGGTGAAGGCCACGGAACTAAGAAGGCTATAGTTGCAGGTTTGCTTGGCATGGAGCCGGATGATTACCGTATTTCCGACAGCTTCAATATAGCCAAGGAGAAAGATATGAAAATTGAGTTTGGTGAGGCAAAGCTTAATGAAGGTCATCCTAATTCAGTGTTGTTAAGATTAGAAGGAATCAATGGCAACAAAATAGAAGTTTTGGGGCAATCTATAGGTGGATCAAGAATAAATATTGCCCAAATTGATGGTATTGATACTAATTTTTCAGGAGAATGTCCTACCCTTATTGTTCATAATATGGATCAGCCGGGGCACGTGTCGGAGGTTACTTCCATGCTTGCCTACAAGTCGGTAAACATTGCGACTATGCAGCTATACAGGTCGGCAAAAGGTGGCAATGCGGTTATGGTAGTTGAATGCGACCAGCAGATTCCAAAGGAAGGAATCGAATGGTTGAAGCACGTTGAAGGAATACTAAAGGTAACTTATTTTGCAGGAATATAA
- the sdaAA gene encoding L-serine ammonia-lyase, iron-sulfur-dependent, subunit alpha yields the protein MFYYHTLKELEDLVNENKLELWQVIEQSDMEENGRTKEQSYEKMLNMYLAMKEADKNYNGNLKSASKRAGGDGEKIHRYNVANKNICGKFIGNVMEKAIKMGESNACMRRIVAAPTAGACGVLPAVLISYQEEYNLSDDEMVKAMYVAAGIGKVIAENAFIAGAAGGCQAEIGSASAMAAGALAFLQKGTVKQIVNAAALSLKNMLGLTCDPVKGLVEVPCIKRNSYGAVNAVTSAQLAMAGIESAITPDDVIDSMRRIGNSMPACLKETGTGGLAVTESANKYLEK from the coding sequence ATGTTTTATTATCATACATTAAAAGAGTTAGAAGATTTAGTTAATGAAAATAAATTAGAATTGTGGCAGGTTATTGAACAGTCTGATATGGAAGAAAACGGAAGGACTAAAGAGCAGTCCTACGAAAAAATGTTAAATATGTATTTGGCAATGAAAGAGGCTGACAAAAATTATAATGGAAATTTAAAGTCAGCCAGCAAAAGAGCCGGTGGAGATGGAGAAAAAATTCACAGATATAATGTAGCTAACAAAAATATTTGCGGAAAATTTATTGGAAATGTTATGGAAAAAGCAATTAAGATGGGCGAGTCAAATGCCTGTATGCGAAGAATTGTTGCGGCACCTACGGCCGGTGCCTGTGGAGTTTTGCCTGCGGTACTTATTAGTTATCAGGAAGAATATAATTTAAGTGATGATGAAATGGTTAAGGCAATGTACGTTGCTGCCGGAATTGGCAAAGTTATAGCAGAGAATGCTTTTATTGCGGGAGCTGCAGGAGGCTGTCAGGCTGAAATAGGTTCAGCAAGTGCAATGGCAGCCGGAGCTTTAGCTTTTCTCCAGAAAGGAACAGTTAAACAGATTGTAAATGCAGCAGCACTTTCACTTAAAAACATGTTAGGGCTTACTTGTGATCCGGTAAAGGGATTAGTAGAAGTTCCATGTATTAAGAGAAACTCATATGGTGCTGTTAATGCAGTAACATCTGCTCAACTGGCTATGGCGGGTATAGAAAGTGCAATTACACCTGATGATGTAATTGACAGTATGCGTCGTATTGGAAATAGCATGCCGGCATGTTTAAAAGAAACAGGAACAGGTGGACTTGCAGTAACAGAATCAGCCAATAAATATTTGGAAAAATAG
- the malQ gene encoding 4-alpha-glucanotransferase produces the protein MRASGILLPVSSLPGKYGIGCFSKEAYDFVDVLKKANQKYWQILPIGPTSYGDSPYQSFSTFAGNPYFISLEKLIEEELLTEEECNSVDFGENNEYIDYEKLYNGRFNLLKKAYKRSNPEDEGFKKFVEENGFWIEDYAMFMAIKAEHNGESFELWEDEIRVRKPEAMERYREKFKDEILFYKFIQFKFYEQWFKLKEYANDKGIKIIGDIPIYVAYDSADVWANPELFQMDEEVKPISVAGCPPDAFSEDGQLWGNPVYKWDYHKQTGYTWWIKRIENSTKLYDVIRIDHFRGFDEYYAIPAGSKNAVIGKWEKGPGMDLFDVVKEKLGEISIIAEDLGYITDSVRQLVKDSNFPNMKVLEFAFDARDSYEPCEYLPFTYYNNCVVYTGTHDNETLLGWLKHVNDYTLGYIKDYIGRDIPVGQEMVDEIIRLAHSSVADLCIIPLQDYLGLGNEARINTPSTLGDNWKWRVTKDKLTDKVADKIRKYTNVYRR, from the coding sequence ATGAGAGCTAGTGGAATTTTATTACCTGTTTCAAGTTTACCGGGAAAATATGGAATAGGATGTTTTTCAAAAGAAGCATATGATTTTGTGGATGTTTTGAAAAAAGCAAATCAAAAATACTGGCAGATATTGCCTATAGGGCCAACAAGCTACGGAGATTCACCATATCAGTCATTTTCTACTTTTGCGGGAAATCCTTATTTTATTAGTTTGGAAAAATTAATAGAAGAGGAATTACTTACAGAGGAAGAATGTAATTCTGTTGATTTTGGTGAGAATAATGAATATATTGATTATGAAAAATTATATAACGGCAGATTTAATCTTCTAAAAAAGGCTTACAAGAGAAGTAATCCAGAGGATGAAGGTTTTAAGAAGTTTGTAGAAGAGAACGGATTTTGGATTGAAGATTATGCCATGTTTATGGCTATAAAGGCAGAGCATAATGGGGAAAGCTTTGAATTGTGGGAAGATGAAATTAGAGTAAGAAAGCCAGAAGCAATGGAAAGATATAGGGAAAAGTTTAAGGATGAAATTCTTTTCTATAAATTTATTCAGTTTAAGTTTTATGAGCAATGGTTTAAATTAAAGGAATATGCAAATGATAAGGGAATAAAAATTATTGGAGATATTCCAATTTATGTTGCCTATGACAGTGCGGATGTATGGGCAAATCCTGAATTATTCCAAATGGATGAAGAGGTTAAGCCTATATCTGTTGCAGGTTGCCCACCGGATGCTTTTTCTGAAGATGGACAGCTTTGGGGAAATCCTGTTTACAAGTGGGATTATCATAAGCAGACAGGTTATACATGGTGGATTAAGAGAATTGAAAATAGCACAAAGCTTTATGATGTAATAAGAATAGATCATTTCAGAGGCTTTGATGAATATTATGCAATTCCTGCCGGTTCAAAGAATGCTGTAATCGGTAAATGGGAAAAAGGTCCGGGAATGGATTTGTTTGATGTCGTAAAAGAGAAGCTTGGAGAGATTAGCATTATTGCAGAGGATTTAGGTTATATAACAGATAGCGTACGACAGCTTGTAAAAGACAGCAATTTTCCGAATATGAAAGTATTAGAATTTGCTTTTGATGCAAGAGATTCTTATGAACCTTGCGAATACCTTCCTTTTACTTACTACAATAATTGTGTTGTATATACAGGAACACATGACAACGAAACTTTATTAGGTTGGTTGAAACATGTAAATGATTACACATTAGGATACATAAAAGATTACATAGGTAGAGACATACCTGTTGGTCAGGAAATGGTAGATGAAATAATAAGACTTGCTCATTCATCAGTGGCAGACTTATGTATCATTCCACTTCAGGACTACTTAGGACTTGGAAATGAAGCAAGAATAAACACACCATCAACCTTAGGTGATAACTGGAAATGGCGTGTTACGAAGGATAAGTTGACAGACAAAGTAGCAGATAAGATTAGAAAATATACAAATGTGTATAGAAGGTAA
- a CDS encoding sigma factor yields MDKKLLFNEALTSLVDFAAANANHVTMDDVKLYFKDLIDDDSQYQFIYDYLALNKVEVEGFTPPANNPLADDAPETSADKTISETVSVSNHVESEEELSFIKMYMEEMEALPNLSKDEEADLIDKLLAGDTSVSSKIVEANLSLVAKIAESHRGKGVNFGDLIQEGNVGLMLAVSDYTESVGDFHSFISGRIEDAINNTVNVQINSDRIGQHLADKLNRLDEVTKNLSEKLGRVPELDELAKAMNISKDEASILLKTSLDTLSVNEDTQITDGSEANGTSDGISTEEAFARPEKDPLEWRVNKK; encoded by the coding sequence ATGGATAAAAAATTATTATTTAATGAAGCTCTTACTTCATTGGTAGACTTTGCTGCTGCCAATGCTAACCATGTAACAATGGATGATGTAAAATTATATTTTAAAGATTTAATTGATGATGATAGCCAGTATCAGTTTATTTACGACTATCTTGCCCTTAATAAAGTTGAGGTTGAGGGATTTACTCCACCAGCCAATAATCCTTTGGCTGATGACGCTCCTGAAACTTCGGCCGATAAAACTATTTCTGAAACTGTTTCTGTTTCTAACCATGTTGAATCAGAAGAAGAATTATCTTTTATTAAGATGTATATGGAAGAAATGGAAGCCCTTCCTAATCTTTCAAAAGATGAAGAGGCTGATTTAATTGACAAGCTTTTAGCCGGTGATACTTCCGTTTCATCTAAGATTGTTGAAGCTAATCTTTCTTTAGTTGCAAAAATTGCTGAAAGTCATCGTGGAAAAGGCGTTAACTTTGGAGACTTAATTCAAGAGGGTAATGTTGGTTTAATGCTTGCAGTTTCTGATTACACAGAATCTGTTGGCGATTTTCATTCATTTATTTCAGGTAGAATTGAAGATGCAATTAATAATACTGTTAATGTTCAGATTAACTCAGACAGAATTGGGCAGCATCTTGCTGACAAACTTAACAGACTTGACGAAGTTACTAAGAATTTAAGTGAGAAACTTGGTCGTGTACCTGAATTAGACGAACTTGCCAAAGCCATGAACATTTCAAAAGATGAAGCTTCTATATTGCTAAAGACTTCTCTTGATACATTGTCAGTTAACGAAGACACACAGATTACTGACGGTTCTGAGGCTAATGGTACTTCTGATGGAATATCAACTGAAGAAGCATTTGCAAGACCTGAAAAAGATCCGTTGGAGTGGAGAGTTAATAAGAAATAA
- a CDS encoding NTF2-like N-terminal transpeptidase domain-containing protein, translating into MEQILKKIYKSRIFGLISILFFIAVCMGIGAFAAYVKHVSNPTEQAVTYFRAFMQQDYDTMYNLLDKKDGYYISKDRYKEIMQKTKESMTIDSYKINDPRKEDGQYVVTIECTDDDTDSSQNMNIYLNKKMHLPKLKPDYKVDIEKMLVKNLTIKIPQGDKLTIAGIEITDKDANITTENNIQIYNFKAILNGNYKITCENEYCAKNTLANVIKKDMEVDLTKSWYTANDRYTSKITNSVTDFMNKYYSAARNRSKSDKKLMAFIDDKKLQKSVSKTVEETMSGLYWSDKKNIDKYKVSDFKIKDLNSTIKYHSKSKDFQVTSTYNYDYTCTTDIATYTSYVYKYSGSCKATLKITYSIDNGNLKIKNVKLSEKQKRK; encoded by the coding sequence ATGGAACAAATATTAAAAAAAATATATAAAAGTAGAATTTTCGGACTTATAAGCATACTGTTTTTTATTGCAGTGTGTATGGGAATAGGAGCTTTTGCAGCCTACGTTAAACACGTTTCCAATCCGACGGAGCAGGCGGTTACATATTTTAGAGCTTTTATGCAACAGGATTATGACACAATGTACAATCTTTTGGACAAGAAAGACGGCTACTATATTAGCAAGGACAGATACAAGGAAATAATGCAGAAAACAAAAGAATCAATGACAATAGATTCTTACAAGATTAACGATCCTAGAAAAGAAGACGGACAATATGTGGTAACAATTGAATGCACAGATGATGATACGGATAGCTCTCAGAATATGAATATTTATTTAAATAAGAAGATGCATCTGCCTAAGTTAAAGCCTGACTACAAGGTAGATATTGAAAAAATGCTAGTTAAAAATCTTACAATAAAGATTCCACAGGGAGACAAGCTTACAATTGCAGGAATTGAAATTACAGATAAAGACGCAAATATTACAACAGAAAATAATATTCAAATATATAATTTTAAGGCTATTTTAAATGGAAATTATAAAATAACATGTGAGAATGAATATTGTGCAAAAAATACACTTGCAAATGTTATAAAAAAAGATATGGAAGTGGATTTGACAAAGAGTTGGTACACAGCAAATGACCGGTACACTTCAAAAATAACAAACAGCGTTACGGATTTTATGAATAAATATTATAGTGCCGCAAGAAACAGAAGCAAAAGCGATAAAAAACTTATGGCATTTATAGATGACAAAAAGCTTCAAAAATCCGTATCAAAAACAGTAGAAGAAACAATGTCAGGTCTTTATTGGTCGGATAAGAAGAACATAGACAAGTACAAGGTATCTGATTTTAAAATTAAGGATTTGAATAGTACAATAAAATACCACAGTAAAAGTAAAGATTTTCAGGTAACATCTACATACAACTATGACTACACATGTACAACTGACATTGCAACATATACAAGTTATGTGTATAAATATTCAGGAAGTTGTAAGGCAACATTGAAGATTACGTACAGCATAGACAATGGAAATCTTAAGATTAAGAATGTTAAATTAAGTGAAAAACAAAAAAGAAAATAA
- a CDS encoding flavin reductase family protein, giving the protein MSKEIWRPGNMLYPLPSVLVTVADDEGNDNVLTVAWTGTVCSDPAMVYVSVRPSRYSHHMIKETGEFVINLTTEELAYATDYCGVKSGKDEDKFKNASLTKEPAKYVKAPLIKESPVNIECQVTDVVPCGSHDMFVAKVLCVHADKKYMDENGTFSFEKAKPIVYSHGWYYGLGKKIGKFGYSVIKKKAAKKRYRKNK; this is encoded by the coding sequence ATGTCAAAAGAAATTTGGAGACCGGGAAATATGTTATATCCCCTTCCATCTGTTTTGGTTACTGTGGCAGATGATGAGGGAAATGATAATGTGTTGACAGTTGCGTGGACAGGAACGGTATGCTCAGACCCGGCAATGGTTTACGTTTCAGTAAGACCTTCAAGATACTCACATCATATGATAAAAGAAACAGGGGAATTTGTAATCAATCTGACAACAGAAGAATTGGCATATGCCACAGATTATTGTGGAGTAAAGTCAGGTAAGGATGAGGACAAGTTTAAGAATGCATCATTAACAAAAGAACCTGCAAAATATGTTAAGGCACCTTTGATTAAGGAAAGTCCTGTAAACATTGAATGCCAGGTAACAGATGTTGTTCCATGTGGCAGTCACGATATGTTTGTGGCGAAAGTACTTTGCGTACACGCGGACAAAAAATATATGGACGAAAATGGAACATTTAGTTTTGAAAAGGCAAAGCCGATTGTATATTCTCACGGCTGGTATTATGGTCTTGGTAAAAAAATAGGCAAGTTTGGATATTCTGTAATTAAGAAAAAAGCAGCAAAAAAGAGATACAGAAAAAACAAATAA
- a CDS encoding DNA polymerase IV produces MGIIFHIDVNSAYLSWTAVKLLKEATKDEKKIDIRNIPAIIGGDREKRHGIVLAKSISAKKFGIVTGEPIANALQKCPNILIVPPEHGYYNEQSHKLMNLLRTFTPDIEQVSVDECYMDFSGIQNEYPSPLACAYKIKDTVKEKLGFTVNVGISDVKVLAKMASDFTKPDKVHTLYRREIKEKMWQLPVEELYMAGKSSVNTLHKLGIYNIGQLATSPEYILEAHLKKHGKILWEYANGIDKSVVNTKREELKGVGNSITLPYDLDNMEEIEKILLQLSEKVAGRLRKGKQMAKTVAVEVKYNDFIKASRQTTLDRCTDSGTEIYQLSKELFRELWEKDGNKSVRLLGIRTANLEEQGALEQMSIMDIMAQTTKKQQNATTNISREKMKKLDKALDAIKNKYGEDKIKRASLLAEQTVDMKNKKYYEE; encoded by the coding sequence ATGGGAATAATATTTCATATTGATGTAAATTCAGCTTATTTAAGTTGGACAGCAGTAAAGTTGCTTAAAGAAGCAACAAAAGATGAAAAGAAAATCGACATACGAAATATTCCTGCCATCATAGGCGGTGACAGGGAAAAGCGACACGGAATAGTTTTGGCAAAATCCATCTCCGCAAAAAAGTTTGGAATAGTTACAGGTGAGCCTATAGCCAATGCGTTGCAAAAGTGCCCTAACATACTGATTGTTCCGCCGGAGCACGGTTATTACAATGAACAAAGCCATAAACTAATGAATTTGCTTAGAACATTTACACCTGACATTGAGCAGGTAAGCGTGGATGAGTGCTATATGGATTTTTCGGGAATACAAAACGAGTATCCATCGCCATTAGCATGTGCGTACAAAATAAAAGACACAGTAAAAGAGAAACTTGGCTTCACCGTAAACGTAGGAATATCCGATGTGAAAGTTTTGGCAAAAATGGCATCAGATTTTACTAAGCCTGACAAAGTTCATACATTATATAGAAGAGAAATAAAAGAAAAAATGTGGCAATTACCTGTTGAAGAACTCTATATGGCAGGTAAATCAAGTGTAAACACGTTACACAAACTTGGAATATACAATATTGGCCAACTGGCAACAAGCCCTGAATATATTTTGGAGGCGCATCTGAAAAAGCATGGAAAAATACTTTGGGAATACGCCAATGGAATAGATAAAAGCGTGGTAAATACCAAGCGTGAAGAACTAAAAGGAGTGGGCAACTCCATCACATTGCCATATGACCTTGATAATATGGAAGAAATAGAAAAAATCCTACTTCAACTGTCAGAAAAAGTAGCTGGTAGACTTCGAAAAGGAAAACAAATGGCAAAAACAGTAGCTGTAGAAGTGAAATATAACGACTTCATAAAAGCATCAAGGCAGACAACACTTGATAGATGCACAGACTCAGGCACAGAAATATACCAGCTCTCAAAAGAACTTTTTAGAGAACTTTGGGAAAAAGACGGAAACAAAAGCGTGCGCCTGCTTGGAATACGAACCGCCAACTTAGAAGAACAGGGAGCATTAGAACAAATGTCCATAATGGACATAATGGCGCAAACTACAAAAAAACAACAAAACGCCACAACCAACATATCCAGAGAAAAAATGAAAAAACTGGACAAGGCACTAGATGCCATCAAAAACAAATACGGCGAGGACAAAATAAAAAGAGCAAGCCTGTTAGCTGAGCAAACAGTAGACATGAAAAACAAAAAATACTATGAAGAATAA
- a CDS encoding shikimate kinase, producing MKKNIVLIGMPGVGKSTIGVIIAKILGYQFIDADLVIQEQYGKLLKEIIAERGTEGFVQVENDVNKSLNPEKAVISTGGSVVYCTEAMEHLSEIATIVYLKLDLYSLERRLGNLKQRGVVLKEGQTLKDLYDERGPLYEKYADIVISENHCSVEKTVDKVVTKLRQRGF from the coding sequence ATGAAAAAAAACATTGTATTAATAGGTATGCCGGGAGTAGGAAAAAGCACAATAGGAGTAATAATTGCAAAAATACTGGGATATCAGTTTATAGATGCTGACCTTGTAATTCAGGAGCAGTACGGCAAACTTTTGAAAGAAATCATAGCTGAGCGTGGAACAGAGGGTTTTGTTCAGGTAGAAAATGACGTGAACAAGTCATTGAATCCTGAGAAGGCAGTAATTTCCACAGGAGGAAGCGTTGTTTACTGCACAGAGGCAATGGAACATTTATCAGAAATAGCAACAATAGTTTATTTAAAATTAGACCTATACTCTTTAGAGAGAAGATTAGGAAATCTTAAGCAGCGTGGGGTGGTTTTAAAAGAAGGACAGACATTAAAGGACCTTTATGATGAAAGAGGTCCTTTATATGAAAAATATGCTGATATTGTTATTAGCGAAAATCATTGTTCTGTTGAAAAAACAGTTGATAAGGTTGTAACAAAATTACGTCAGAGGGGATTTTAG
- a CDS encoding M23 family metallopeptidase, which yields MFINKKSHKSAFVCIAVFMVTMIMILTFYQLAVEIYAYGFIAKNNDYRVKESTAKVLTLKENHKAINIENINVNSKTKVINKKNINVNNFVLKKPVKGGITTSGFGDTISRTASHNGHDWAVNTGTKVRAAAEGVVELAYFSESYGYNILINHNNGFKTRYAHLSEVKVSKGEKVEQSQVIALSGSTGFSTGPHLHFEVVKDGKRVNPIEYVSNR from the coding sequence ATGTTTATTAATAAAAAATCACATAAAAGCGCTTTCGTCTGCATAGCAGTATTTATGGTGACTATGATTATGATTTTGACTTTTTACCAATTGGCAGTTGAAATATATGCATATGGATTTATTGCAAAAAATAATGACTACCGGGTGAAAGAGAGTACAGCAAAGGTTCTAACATTAAAAGAAAATCATAAAGCCATTAACATAGAAAATATAAATGTTAATAGCAAAACAAAAGTTATTAACAAGAAAAATATAAATGTTAATAATTTCGTTTTGAAAAAACCGGTAAAGGGTGGAATTACCACATCAGGTTTTGGAGATACAATTTCAAGAACTGCAAGTCATAATGGACACGATTGGGCTGTTAATACAGGCACAAAGGTGAGAGCGGCAGCAGAGGGCGTGGTTGAATTGGCTTATTTTAGTGAAAGTTATGGTTATAATATTTTGATTAATCATAATAACGGGTTCAAAACCAGATATGCCCACCTTTCGGAAGTGAAAGTTTCAAAGGGAGAAAAAGTTGAACAAAGTCAGGTCATAGCACTTAGCGGTTCCACAGGGTTTAGCACTGGACCACATCTTCACTTTGAAGTTGTAAAGGATGGAAAAAGGGTTAATCCTATTGAGTATGTTAGTAACAGGTAA
- a CDS encoding UDP-N-acetylglucosamine 1-carboxyvinyltransferase, with protein sequence MERFVIKGGVALNGEVEIGGAKNAALGLLAAAIMTDEDVTIENLPDVSDINQLIDAIANIGATVNRIDRHTVTINGKTIRTHVVEYEQMRKIRASYYLLGALLGKFNKAEVALPGGCAIGSRPIDLHLKGFRALGADVITDHGMVNAQAERLVGNHIFFDTSSVGATINVMLAAVRAEGKTVIENAAKEPHVVDIANMLNSMGANVRGAGTDKIRIEGVRELHGTVYSTIPDQIEAGTFMCAAAATGGEVLIKNVIPKHLECISAKLIEMGCTVIEYDDAVRVKAGDFIRSAKIKTLPYPGFPTDMQPQMAVVLTMANGSSTVTESIFENRFKYVDELTRMGAIMKVEGNTAFITGVGSLAGAQVAAPDLRAGAALVIAGMAANGFTVVDDIVYIQRGYERFEEKLSGLGAIIAKVDSEKEERKFKLKVG encoded by the coding sequence ATGGAACGTTTTGTAATAAAAGGTGGAGTAGCACTTAATGGCGAAGTTGAAATAGGCGGAGCAAAGAATGCTGCATTAGGATTACTTGCTGCAGCAATAATGACAGATGAAGACGTGACAATAGAGAATTTGCCTGATGTTAGTGATATTAATCAGTTGATAGATGCTATTGCAAACATTGGAGCAACAGTTAATAGAATAGATAGACATACAGTAACAATTAACGGAAAAACAATTAGAACACATGTAGTAGAATATGAGCAAATGAGAAAGATTAGAGCTTCATATTATCTGCTTGGTGCTCTTTTGGGCAAGTTTAACAAGGCAGAGGTTGCTCTTCCGGGTGGATGCGCAATCGGTAGCAGACCTATTGACTTGCATCTTAAGGGATTTAGAGCTTTGGGAGCAGATGTTATTACTGATCATGGTATGGTTAATGCTCAGGCGGAACGTTTAGTTGGAAACCATATCTTTTTTGACACATCTTCTGTTGGAGCAACAATTAATGTTATGCTTGCAGCAGTTAGGGCAGAAGGAAAGACAGTAATTGAGAATGCGGCTAAGGAACCTCATGTAGTAGATATTGCCAATATGCTTAACAGTATGGGAGCTAATGTAAGAGGTGCCGGAACTGACAAGATTAGAATTGAAGGTGTTCGTGAACTTCACGGAACAGTATATTCAACTATTCCTGACCAGATTGAGGCAGGTACATTTATGTGTGCTGCAGCAGCTACAGGTGGGGAAGTTTTGATTAAGAATGTTATTCCTAAACATTTAGAGTGTATTTCAGCTAAGCTTATTGAAATGGGATGCACAGTTATAGAATATGATGACGCAGTACGCGTTAAGGCAGGAGATTTCATTAGAAGTGCAAAGATTAAGACTTTGCCTTATCCGGGATTTCCTACAGATATGCAACCACAGATGGCAGTTGTTCTTACAATGGCCAACGGTAGCAGTACAGTAACAGAAAGTATTTTTGAAAACAGATTTAAATATGTAGATGAATTGACACGTATGGGTGCAATAATGAAGGTAGAAGGCAATACAGCATTTATTACAGGTGTTGGAAGTCTTGCAGGGGCGCAGGTTGCAGCACCAGACCTTAGAGCAGGAGCAGCACTTGTTATTGCAGGCATGGCAGCTAACGGATTTACAGTAGTAGATGACATTGTTTATATCCAGAGAGGTTACGAAAGATTCGAAGAGAAGCTTTCAGGTCTTGGAGCAATTATTGCAAAAGTAGATTCTGAAAAAGAAGAGCGCAAGTTTAAATTAAAGGTTGGATGA